Proteins found in one Plasmodium malariae genome assembly, chromosome: 13 genomic segment:
- the PmUG01_13068500 gene encoding fam-m protein has translation MERIIRFLFFIKITAFIYLTWMCHVNNNMRIYNNSQNEYSNQSKKLSSRNYRLLAKYKQDSDSHIACLKEGIPKNKKYEEKYLPYNVRGTKAKKKQSNKCSLSTAQYYVEVMDNNNGIFDGKHFHFERKWIRKKDYDYIIDKNRRIYDIALKKIKFRSYGFGVTLFLIFLFLGIGLPILKGLESMENILEYKIFKEFYDLLNKNKLLESVLPEKYFYVLLFGVIILILGVILIIAFNKILRNNEKYNKIKLMAQ, from the exons ATGGAACGAATAATAAGGTTcctatttttcattaaaattactgcgtttatttatttaacctGGATGTGTCATGTTAACAATAATATG aGGATATATAACAATTCTCAGAATGAGTACTCTAAtcaaagtaaaaaattatcttcaAGAAATTATCGATTATTAGCAAAATACAAACAGGATAGTGATTCACATATTGCGTGTTTAAAAGAAGGAATaccaaaaaataagaaatacgaagaaaaatatttacctTATAATGTGAGAGGTACCAAagcaaaaaagaaacaatCTAATAAATGTTCATTAAGTACAGCACAATATTATGTAGAAGTTAtggataataataatggaatttttgatggaaaacatttccattttgaaaGAAAATGGATCcgaaaaaaagattatgattatattatagacaaaaatagaagaatatatgatatagccttaaaaaaaattaaatttagaaGTTATGGATTTGGtgttactttatttttaatttttttgttcctaGGAATAGGATTACCAATATTAAAAGGACTAGAGTCAATGGAAAATATtctagaatataaaatatttaaagaattttatgatttattaaataaaaataagcttCTAGAAAGTGTTTTACCAgaaaaatacttttatgtGTTGTTATTTGGAGTGATTATCCTTATATTAGGTGTTATACTCATAATAGCTTTTAATAAgatattaagaaataatgaaaaatacaataaaattaagttaatGGCTcagtaa